In a single window of the Elaeis guineensis isolate ETL-2024a chromosome 6, EG11, whole genome shotgun sequence genome:
- the LOC140858540 gene encoding receptor-like serine/threonine-protein kinase SD1-8 isoform X5, with the protein MKLGLNFTTGLDLYLTTWKSTDDPSPGDYSFKLDPHGSPEFFIWKQSTKEYRSGPWDGIQFDGEPEMNSDNYFTFEFFINPHAIYYTYKVVDSSIISRFMLNQSMIQRYVWFNSMVGWSLYWSIPKDQCDYYAECGPYGICNSNDSPICNCLYGFSPKSPQDWNLRDGHDGCVRKTSLDCQGDGFVRLTHVKLPDTSNSTVNESMSLEQCRESCLNNCSCVAYAPANISGGGACIIWKSDLIDIKQFVDGGQDLYVRLAASELSTGSTGDDPNKKKQEIVIFVICIASGLLLLVSSGCYIWHKKFKSHSIKFSGRRQLSFDLSLNALGPTQDVYPQDERNGGKELELPLFELSTIVIATDNFSIANKLGEGGFGTVYKGELEDGQGIAVKRSSRYSLQGVDEFKNEVMLIAKLQHINLVRLLGCCMQGEDRMLIYEYMHNRSLDTIIFADKTKCALLTWQKRFNIILGIARGLLYLHQDSRLRIIHRDLKASNILLDKDMNPKISDFGIARIFGGDQIDAYTKRVVGTYGYMSPEYAMDGVFSVKSDVFSFGVLVLEIISGKKNRGIYATEPNLSLLSHAWKLWKEGNSLELLDKSMGCSYSINDVLRCIQVGLLCVQDRAEDRPHMSTVILMLGSASTMLPSPNQPGYCSERSAIDAASSCTVNEITMTMLAGR; encoded by the exons ATGAAACTTGGATTGAATTTTACCACTGGCCTTGACCTATATCTTACCACATGGAAGAGCACCGATGACCCTTCACCAGGGGACTACTCATTCAAGCTCGATCCTCATGGATCACCAGAATTCTTCATATGGAAGCAATCAACAAAAGAGTATCGAAGTGGCCCTTGGGATGGGATTCAATTCGATGGTGAGCCTGAGATGAATTCTGACAACTACTTCACCTTTGAATTTTTCATTAATCCACATGCAATATATTACACGTATAAAGTTGTAGACAGCTCGATCATTTCAAGGTTTATGCTGAACCAATCAATGATTCAACGATATGTTTGGTTTAATTCCATGGTAGGATGGAGCCTTTATTGGTCAATACCAAAAGACCAATGCGATTATTATGCTGAGTGTGGTCCTTATGGCATTTGTAACTCGAACGACTCGCCAATCTGCAACTGTCTTTATGGATTCAGTCCCAAGTCACCACAAGACTGGAATCTCAGAGATGGACATGATGGGTGTGTGCGGAAGACAAGCTTGGATTGCCAAGGAGATGGGTTTGTAAGATTGACTCATGTCAAGTTGCCAGACACCTCAAACTCCACCGTGAACGAGAGCATGAGCCTTGAGCAGTGTCGAGAAAGCTGCTTGAATAATTGTTCATGTGTGGCTTATGCACCTGCTAATATCAGTGGAGGAGGTGCTTGTATTATTTGGAAAAGTGATCTGATAGATATTAAGCAATTTGTTGATGGTGGGCAGGATCTCTACGTTCGCCTTGCAGCATCTGAACTGA GCACAGGCTCAACTGGAGACGACCCAAACAAGAAGAAACAAGAGATAGTTATTTTCGTCATATGTATAGCATCTGGGCTGCTGTTATTGGTGTCAAGTGGTTGTTACATCTGGCATAAGAAGTTCAAAAGTCATA GTATTAAGTTTAGTGGGCGAAGGCAGTTGTCATTTGATTTGTCTCTTAACGCATTAGGTCCTACTCAAGACGTCTACCCACAAGATGAACGTAATGGAGGGAAAGAACTGGAACTCCCCCTATTTGAACTAAGCACCATAGTGATTGCCACAGACAACTTCTCTATCGCCAATAAGCTTGGTGAGGGTGGCTTTGGCACTGTTTACAAG GGTGAACTTGAAGATGGGCAGGGCATAGCTGTGAAGAGGTCGTCAAGGTATTCACTCCAAGGCGTAGATGAGTTCAAGAATGAGGTTATGTTGATCGCCAAACTTCAGCACATAAATCTTGTTAGACTGCTTGGTTGCTGCATGCAAGGAGAAGACAGGATGTTAATCTACGAATACATGCATAATAGAAGTCTGGACACCATTATCTTCG CAGACAAAACTAAATGCGCACTCCTGACTTGGCAAAAACGCTTCAATATCATTTTGGGGATCGCCCGTGGACTTCTTTATCTTCATCAGGATTCTAGGTTAAGAATCATCCACAGGGACCTCAAAGCTAGCAACATTCTTCTAGATAAAGACATGAACCCCAAAATCTCAGACTTCGGCATAGCAAGAATATTTGGAGGAGATCAGATTGATGCATATACCAAGAGAGTTGTTGGAACATA TGGGTATATGTCTCCAGAATATGCCATGGATGGTGTGTTCTCAGTGAAGTCAGATGTCTTTAGTTTCGGTGTCTTGGTCCTTGAAATCATAAGTGGCAAGAAGAACAGAGGAATTTATGCTACCGAGCCCAACCTAAGCCTCCTTAGTCAT GCATGGAAACTATGGAAGGAAGGCAACAGCTTGGAACTGCTAGATAAGTCAATGGGTTGCTCTTATTCCATTAATGACGTACTCAGGTGCATACAGGTGGGCCTACTATGTGTTCAGGATAGAGCGGAGGACAGACCACATATGTCAACTGTAATTTTGATGTTGGGTAGTGCAAGCACAATGCTACCATCACCAAACCAGCCTGGTTATTGTAGTGAGAGAAGTGCAATAGATGCCGCTTCAAGTTGCACTGTTAATGAAATCACGATGACAATGTTAGCAGGTCGTTAG